In the genome of Arvicola amphibius chromosome 2, mArvAmp1.2, whole genome shotgun sequence, the window gctgGGAGCGGGACGCCCAGAGAGGAGGAGGCTTCCGGAGGGGAGGCCGCGGCTACGCAAGCCCAAGCCCCGACGACTGCACCCGGGGCTCGGCTCTCCAGGCTGCCTCTGGCCAGAGTGAAGGCTCTGGTGAAGGCGGACCCTGACGTAACGCTCGCGGGACAGGAAGCCATCTTTATCCTGGCGCGTGCCGCGG includes:
- the Pole4 gene encoding DNA polymerase epsilon subunit 4 — its product is MAAAAAVAGSGTPREEEASGGEAAATQAQAPTTAPGARLSRLPLARVKALVKADPDVTLAGQEAIFILARAAELFVETIAKDAYCCAQQGKRKTLQRRDLDNAIEAVDEFAFLEGTLD